Proteins from one Haemorhous mexicanus isolate bHaeMex1 chromosome 34, bHaeMex1.pri, whole genome shotgun sequence genomic window:
- the SAMD1 gene encoding sterile alpha motif domain-containing protein 1, translating into MAVPPPPPPGPEQAPRYQEWILDTIDSLRSRKARPDLERICRMVRRRHGPEPERTRAELEKLIQQRAVLRVSYKGSISYRNAARVQPPRRPPPPARRPPPVSLRDTARLLGGDGRLTRGRLQGSAAPGGGGGGGTPEGIGGLRGQQRSQGDIGDPQENLAGGGPPLRPPGQPPPERPPQPKACAPGEGGCQHMAPLKKEGAFGQPDRAVSPALAGAEPSVPLSPGRPGPQAAEGAPFSCTAGRKDKAVDPVEWSVRDVVEYFTEAGFPEQAGAFQEQEIDGKSLLLMQRADVLTGLSIRLGPALKIYEYHVKLLQRSHFQDEEPPPEPFPA; encoded by the exons AtggcggtgccgccgccgccgccgccgggccccgAGCAGGCCCCGCGGTACCAGGAGTGGATCCTGGACACCATCGACTCGCTGCGTTCGCGCAAGGCGCGGCCGGACCTGGAGCGCATCTGCCGCATGGTGCGGCGGCGGCACGGCCCCGAGCCCGAGCGCACCCGTGCCGAGCTGGAGAAGCTGATCCAGCAGCGCGCCGTGCTCCGCGTCTCCTACAAGGGCAGCATCTCGTACCGCAACGCCGCCCGCGTGCagccgccgcgccgcccgccgccgcccgcccgccgcccgccgcccgtCAGCCTCCGCGACACCGCGCGGCTGCTCGGCGGCGACGGCCGCCTCACCCGCGGCCGCCTCCAGGGCTCGGCCgcgcccggcggcggcggggggggcg GGACCCCTGAGGGGATTGGGGgcctgaggggacagcagagatctcaaggggacattggggacccCCAGGAGAACCT GGCCGGGGGGGGCCCCCCCCTGCGCCCCCCGGGGCAGCCACCCCCCGAGCGGCCCCCCCAGCCCAAGGCTTGTGCCCCAGGGGAGGGGGGCTGCCAGCACATGGCCCCCCTCAAAAAGGAGGGGGCCTTTGGGCAGCCCGACAGAGCAG TGTCCCCGGCGCTGGCGGGGGCTGAGCCCTCggtgccactgtccccaggccGGCCAGGcccccaggctgctgagggGGCTCCGTTCAGCTGCAC ggccggGCGCAAGGACAAGGCCGTGGACCCAGTGGAGTGGTCAGTGCGGGACGTGGTTGAATACTTCACCGAGGCCGGCTTCCCCGAGCAGGCCGGGGCCTTCCAGGAGCAG GAGATCGATGGCAAATCCCTGCTGCTGATGCAGAGAGCTGATGTGCTCACCGGGCTCTCCATCCGCCTGGGCCCCGCGCTCAAGATCTACGAGTACCACGTGAAGCTGCTGCAGCGCAGCCACTTCCAGGATGAGGAGCCCCCCCCGGAGCCCTTCCCGGCCTGA